GGGGGTGCACATCCCGGAGGCGGCGGGCTCGGGCACGTACTTCGACGACTACGTGTCGAGGATCGTCGCGGCAGGCGGCGCGGCCCTCGGATTCGGGGTGGCCCCGGTGCACGACACGGTCCCGCGCGCCCTGGTCGCGGCCTGCGACTCCTACGAGCTGCCCCTGATCGAGGTCCCGCCCCGGACCACCTTCTCCGCCGTGGCCCGCGCGGTCTGGCAACTGATGGCCCAGGCCCGACTTGCCGAACTCCGCCGCGTGACGGAGGCCCAGCAGAGCCTGGCGGCGGCCGCGTCCCGCCCCGACCCGGTGCCGTCCGTCCTGCGGCAGCTGGCGCGGCGGGTCGGGGGGTGGGCTGTGCTGTACGGGCCGGACGGGGCGGAGGTCGCGGTGGCCGGGCGAGGGGCTGAGCGGACGCGAGCCGCAGGGGGGCCCGAGGCCCGGGACGTGCGGGAGGCGTTGGAAGGGCTGGCGCGGATCGTCCGGCCGACCGCCACGGTCCCGCCCGCCGGAGCAACACCGACCCGACCGGCCACTTCCGCCGGAGCAACACCGACCCGACCGGCCACTTCCGCCGGAGCAACACCGACCCGACCGGCCACTTCCGCCGGAGCAACACCGACCCGACCGGCCACTTCCGCCGGGCCCGGCAGCTCCGCGGCCGCCGGCCGCCACGCACCCGGCGGCGGCCGCCCGAGCCCGGCCACCGCGCCCGCCTCCCCCACCTCGGCCACCGACACCGTCGCCGACGTCCACCTCGCCGCCTACTCCCTGGGCGCCGGGCGCGGCTTCGTGCTCGGGGTCGCCGCCCCGCAGCGGGGCCCCGGCGACCACACGATCGCCTCCGTCGCCGCCGTGCTCCTGTCGTTGCTCACCGGTGAGCATCAGAGCGGTTCGGGGGCGGCGCGCTCGTCCGCTCTCGTACGGCTGCTGCTGGGCGCCTCCGCGGAGGACGTGGCCCCGCTCCTCGGGAACGAGCGGTGGGTCGTCGTGCACGCCCGGCCCGACACGGCCGCCGCTCCCGACCCGGTCGCTGCCTCCGCGCTGGGCGCGGCGCTGGGGTCGCCGTTGGTGGACGTGGCGCGGGATGTCGTACGGGTGCTGCTGCCCGCCGGCCCGGAACCGGCCCCGCAGCCGGGGTGGACGCTGGGGGTCAGTGCCGTCGCCGGACCGCACGATTGGGCCGCCGCCGACGTCCAGGCGGGCCGTGCGCTGGCCCGCGCCCGTGCGACCCGGGCCGGACTGGTCCGGTACGGGGCCCGCCCCGCCCTCGCCGACCTGGTGCCGGAGGCGGACGCCGAGGCACATGCCCGGGCACTGCTGACCCCGCTGAACCCCGCCCTCACCGAGACCCTCCGCACCTGGCTGTCCCTGCACGGCAGCTGGGACCGTACGGCGGTCGCGCTGGACGTGCACCGCAACACCGTCCGGCAGCGGATCGCCAAGTGCGCGGCGCTGCTGGAACGGGACCTGGACGACCCGGACGTACGGATGGAGCTGTGGTTCGCGCTGCGGCGACCATGATCGCGTGACCCGCGTCCCAGCGTGCGGGATGCGCGGCGATCCGGTGAAGGCGTGCCTCAGAATGGGAGACATGCCGATACCCGGGACACCCAGCCGCGCCGAGCTCGTCGACCACCTTGTGAAGACCCGCATCGCGGGTGAGGTCGCCACCCCGCGTGAGAACAACCTCTCCCACTACCGCCAGCTGGCGAACGGCAACCGCCACTACTGGTTCGGCCTGGAGCTCGGGGACCGCTGGAGTGACGAGCAGGACGTGCTCGCGGTGATGGCGGAGCGCGTGGGGGTCAACGACGACCCGGAGTACCGGTACGGCCAGGACACCATCGACCCCGAGCTGACCGTCGGCGGCCTGGAGCGCATGGCGGCCCGGCTGCGCAAGGCGGCGGACGGACAGCAGCGGGTGCTGTTCGCCACCGGCCACCCCGGCGGCATGCTCGACGTCCACCACGCCACGGCCGCCGCGCTGCGCACGGCCGGCTGCGAGATCGTGGTCATCCCGGACGGGTTGCAGACGGACGAGGGGTATGTCATGCAGTTCGCGGACGTGGCGGTCCTGGAGCACGGCGCCACGCTGTGGCACACGCATTCCGGCGACCCGATGAAGGCCATCCTCACGGCCCTGGAGCGCGAGGGCCGTCCGCTGCCCGACCTGGTCGTCGCCGACCACGGCTGGGCGGGCTACGCCGGACAGCACGGCGTGGACTCGGTGGGCTACGCCGACTCCAACGACCCGGCGCTGTTCCTGGCGGAGGCCGAGGGGACGGTCCAGGTGACCGTGCCGCTGGACGACCACGTGGTGAGCCCGCGCTACTACGACCCGATGACGGCGTATCTGCTGGCGGAAGCGGGACTGGCCTAGGACCGGCCGGCACCGGAGCCCGCTCGCCCGGCCGGCCCGCCCTCCCGCGCGAGGTCGTTCGAGCGTGGAGGAGCCGGCAACCGACGACAACGCCGGTGCGGGTACCTCCTCCGGGGGAGCGCGTCCCAGAACCCGCGACGCCGGCATGATCCGCCGGACAGGCCCTGGCCGCCGGCACCGCGCGGGGCCGTCACCTGGGCGCGCGGACCACGCCCTCCTGGATCACCGAGATCGCCAGCCGGCCGTCCTGCGTGTAGATGCGGGCCTGGCCGAGGCCGCGGCCGCCCTGGGCCGACGGGGACTCCTGGTCGTACAGGAGCCACTCGTCCGCGCGGAAGGGGCGGTGGAACCACATCGCGTGGTCGAGCGAGGCCCCGACGACGTCACCGACGGCCCAGCCGCCGCGGCCGTGCGCGAGGAGGATCGAGTCGAGGAGCGTCATGTCGGAGACGTACGTGGCGAGGACGACGTGGAGCAGCGGATCGTCAGCGAGCTTGCCGTTGGTGCGGAACCAGACCTGGGAGTGCGGCTCGCGCGGCTCGCCGAACTTTCCGTACGGCGGGTCGTCGGCGTAGCGCAGGTCGATGGCCTCGCGGGCTTCCAGGAAGCGCTCCACGACCGCCGGGTCCAGGTGGTCGTAGCCGCGCAGCCGGTCCGCGGAGGTGGGCAGCGTGGCCGGGTCGGGGGCGGCGGGCATGGCGGCCTGGTGGTCGAAGCCCTCTTCGTGCCGCTGGAAGGAGGCGGAGAGGGCGAAGATCGGCTGGCCGTGCTGGACGGCGACGACCCGGCGGGCGGTGAAGGACCGGCCGTCGTTCATGCGGTCGACGGTGTAGACGATCGGCGCGCCGGGGTCGCCGGGGCGCAGGAAGTACGCGTGCAGGGAGTGGGCGAGCCGGTCCTCGGGGACCGTCCGCCCGGCGGCGACCAGCGCCTGCGCCGCGACCTGCCCGCCGAAGACGCGGGGGACGACGGCGGCGCGGGAGTGGCCGCGGAAGATGTTCTCCTCGATCTGCTCGAGGTCGAGCAGATCGAGGAGATCCTGAAGTGCCTGGCTCATGGGGTTCTTTTGTACCGGCCGGTGGTTGCGGGCGGCTTACAGACCCATGTCCTTCGCGATGATCGTCTTCATGATCTCGCTGGTGCCGCCGTAGATGCGGTTGACGCGGTTGTCCGCGTACAGGCGGGCGATCGGGTACTCGTTCATGAAGCCGTAGCCGCCGTGCAGCTGGAGGCAGCGGTCGATGACGCGGTGGGCGACCTCGGTGCAGAACAGCTTGGCGGAGGCGGCCTCGGCGGGGGTGAGCTCGCCGGCGTCCAGGGCCTCGAGGGCGCGGTCGGCGACGGCCTCGGCCGCGTCGACCTCGGCCTGGCAGGCGGCCAGCTCGAACTTGGTGTTCTGGAAGGAGGCGACCGGCTTGCCGAAGACGGTGCGCTCCTGGACGTACTCCTTGGCGAACCGGACGGCGGCCTTGGCCTGCGCGTAGGCGCCGAAGGCGATGCCCCAGCGCTCGGAGGCGAGGTTGTGGCCGAGGTAGTAGAAGCCCTTGTTCTCCTCGCCGAGGAGGTCCTCGACGGGGACCTTGACGTCGACGAACGCGAGCTCGGCGGTGTCGGAGGTCTTCAGGCCGAGCTTGTCGAGCTTGCGGCCGATGGAGTAGCCCTCGGACTTGGTGTCCACGGCGAAGAGGGAGATGCCGTGCCGGCGGTCCTCGGCGGTGGGCGCGGAGGTGCGGGCGCAGACGATCACGCGGTCGGCGTGGACGCCACCGGTGATGAAGGTCTTGGAGCCGTTGAGGACGTAGTGCGTGCCGTCCTCGGAGAGCTTGGCGGTGGTCTTCATGCCCGCGAGGTCGGAGCCGGTGCCCGGCTCGGTCATCGCGAGGGCCCACATCTCCTCACCGGTGACGAACTTCGGCAGGAACCGCTTCTTCTGCTCGTCCGTCGCGAGCATCTTGATGTACGGCAGTCCGAGCAGGACGTGCACACCGGAGCCACCGAACTGCACGCCCGCGCGCGCGGTCTCCTCGTACATCACGGCCTCGAACTTGTACGAGTCGATGCCGGCGCCGCCGAACTCCTCGTCCACGCGGATGCCGAAGACGCCGAGCTCGGCGAGCTTGTAGTAGAAGTCGCGCGGCGCCTGACCGGCCGCGAACCACTCGTCGTAGACCGGAACGACCTCGGCCTCGATGAAGGCGCGCAGGGTCTCCCGGAACGCCTCGTGGTCCTCGTTGAACACAGTACGGCGCACCGCCGCCACCTCCAGGTACGTGTCTAAGCGCTTGCTCAGACCCTTAAGGTACCGGCGGGTAGGGAGGGGCGTCCAGAGGTGATCCCGTAACGCTCGTCACGCCGCTTCCTGAAGCGCCTCCAAGAGGAGCCGCACGTCCTCCGCGCCGGCTCCGGGCGGGATGGGAGCGGTGTCGGGGTTGGTCTCGATCATGGCGACGGCGGGCGTGCCCGGGGGCAGCAGGCCGAGGAACCAGACGACGGTGTCGGCCCAGAACGCGGGCGGGGCGTCCTGGAGGATCAGGTGACTGCGGTCGAAGTAGCTGCCGTGCCTGCGCTCACCGTCGAGGTCGATCTCGAACGCCAGGTAGTCCTGGCCACGGATCGGCTCGTGCTTGGCGGTGCACAGCGCCTCGGGATAGCGGACGAGGATCCGGGTCTCGAACTCCCCGAGGGTCAGCGGCCAGACGGTGCCGGGCGGCGCCGCGACGAAGATGGCGTCCTGCATGACCTGATCTTCCCTCTTCCTCCGCCGCGCCCGTCAGGGTACGTAACGGACGTTGCTCTTCACGTGGTTGGCGGCGCACAGGTACTGCCAGTAGCCGGTGGTCGACGGGTCGTTGGTGTCGATCTCCAGATACTGGGCGTGGTTGGCCGGGTTGTCGATGGCGGACTGGTACCGGTCCATCTCGCTGGAGTCCTTCCCGAGCACCAGATTCGTGTTGAACGAACCTTCCTGGAGCCCTTGCAGGGTCCGCGGACTGCATCCCTGCTGCCGTACGTTCTTCGCGTCGATGATCGCACCGTCGGCGGGCCGGTAGCCGTCGGCCCAGACCGTCTCGCCGTTCGCTCCGCCCATCAGGCGCTCGGGCGTGCCCGCCACCCGCACCTGGTACGCCCGGTCGGCGGGAGTGCCGTAGTTCGGCTGGCGCTGCGGGAGGCCGTTCACCCAGGCGGTGGCGGCCGCCTGCTCCGCGGGGGAGTACAGCGGGAAGGGCGGCGGCACCGGGGGAAGGACCGGACCGACCGGGCCCGTGGCCGTGCTCG
This portion of the Streptomyces canus genome encodes:
- a CDS encoding acyl-CoA thioesterase, whose translation is MSQALQDLLDLLDLEQIEENIFRGHSRAAVVPRVFGGQVAAQALVAAGRTVPEDRLAHSLHAYFLRPGDPGAPIVYTVDRMNDGRSFTARRVVAVQHGQPIFALSASFQRHEEGFDHQAAMPAAPDPATLPTSADRLRGYDHLDPAVVERFLEAREAIDLRYADDPPYGKFGEPREPHSQVWFRTNGKLADDPLLHVVLATYVSDMTLLDSILLAHGRGGWAVGDVVGASLDHAMWFHRPFRADEWLLYDQESPSAQGGRGLGQARIYTQDGRLAISVIQEGVVRAPR
- a CDS encoding phosphatase, with protein sequence MPIPGTPSRAELVDHLVKTRIAGEVATPRENNLSHYRQLANGNRHYWFGLELGDRWSDEQDVLAVMAERVGVNDDPEYRYGQDTIDPELTVGGLERMAARLRKAADGQQRVLFATGHPGGMLDVHHATAAALRTAGCEIVVIPDGLQTDEGYVMQFADVAVLEHGATLWHTHSGDPMKAILTALEREGRPLPDLVVADHGWAGYAGQHGVDSVGYADSNDPALFLAEAEGTVQVTVPLDDHVVSPRYYDPMTAYLLAEAGLA
- a CDS encoding helix-turn-helix domain-containing protein, which encodes MPDPAVPPTPPVPLAALLAREDLGLRQIAGPADPSAVVHWAHTSEMADPYPYLLGGELLLTAGVHIPEAAGSGTYFDDYVSRIVAAGGAALGFGVAPVHDTVPRALVAACDSYELPLIEVPPRTTFSAVARAVWQLMAQARLAELRRVTEAQQSLAAAASRPDPVPSVLRQLARRVGGWAVLYGPDGAEVAVAGRGAERTRAAGGPEARDVREALEGLARIVRPTATVPPAGATPTRPATSAGATPTRPATSAGATPTRPATSAGATPTRPATSAGPGSSAAAGRHAPGGGRPSPATAPASPTSATDTVADVHLAAYSLGAGRGFVLGVAAPQRGPGDHTIASVAAVLLSLLTGEHQSGSGAARSSALVRLLLGASAEDVAPLLGNERWVVVHARPDTAAAPDPVAASALGAALGSPLVDVARDVVRVLLPAGPEPAPQPGWTLGVSAVAGPHDWAAADVQAGRALARARATRAGLVRYGARPALADLVPEADAEAHARALLTPLNPALTETLRTWLSLHGSWDRTAVALDVHRNTVRQRIAKCAALLERDLDDPDVRMELWFALRRP
- a CDS encoding acyl-CoA dehydrogenase family protein, which codes for MRRTVFNEDHEAFRETLRAFIEAEVVPVYDEWFAAGQAPRDFYYKLAELGVFGIRVDEEFGGAGIDSYKFEAVMYEETARAGVQFGGSGVHVLLGLPYIKMLATDEQKKRFLPKFVTGEEMWALAMTEPGTGSDLAGMKTTAKLSEDGTHYVLNGSKTFITGGVHADRVIVCARTSAPTAEDRRHGISLFAVDTKSEGYSIGRKLDKLGLKTSDTAELAFVDVKVPVEDLLGEENKGFYYLGHNLASERWGIAFGAYAQAKAAVRFAKEYVQERTVFGKPVASFQNTKFELAACQAEVDAAEAVADRALEALDAGELTPAEAASAKLFCTEVAHRVIDRCLQLHGGYGFMNEYPIARLYADNRVNRIYGGTSEIMKTIIAKDMGL